One stretch of Chryseobacterium indologenes DNA includes these proteins:
- a CDS encoding 4'-phosphopantetheinyl transferase family protein — translation MPLYRDFSDDNATILVWKYDESEELPINELLEPENAEKVKDYHPKKLLEGLMVRKLLKGLKPDSKILYKEREPFLSPHDAEISITHSFPFAAIAISKNKIGIDIEKFNPKILRVIDKFTYENERGFIPEDKADTFYTIIWSVKESMYKIHHSKYWSLKKNYEVKPFELKHLHKISCRVYDEQFSDEFKARVEFFDDYCFTIVEE, via the coding sequence ATGCCCCTTTACCGAGATTTTTCAGATGATAATGCCACGATTTTAGTTTGGAAGTATGATGAAAGTGAAGAACTTCCTATCAATGAACTTCTGGAACCGGAAAATGCTGAAAAAGTAAAGGATTATCATCCTAAAAAGCTGCTGGAGGGATTAATGGTCCGTAAACTGCTGAAGGGATTAAAGCCTGATTCCAAAATTCTCTATAAAGAAAGAGAACCTTTTCTTTCTCCTCACGATGCGGAAATTTCCATCACCCATTCTTTCCCTTTTGCAGCCATTGCAATTTCTAAGAATAAAATAGGAATAGATATTGAAAAGTTCAATCCCAAGATTTTAAGAGTGATTGATAAATTCACCTATGAAAATGAAAGAGGATTTATTCCTGAAGATAAAGCCGATACTTTTTACACCATTATCTGGAGCGTAAAAGAAAGTATGTATAAAATTCATCATTCCAAATACTGGTCTCTGAAGAAAAATTATGAAGTAAAACCTTTTGAGCTGAAACATCTTCATAAAATTAGTTGCAGAGTGTATGATGAGCAGTTTTCAGATGAGTTTAAGGCCAGAGTGGAATTTTTTGATGACTACTGCTTTACGATTGTGGAGGAGTAG
- a CDS encoding pyridoxamine 5'-phosphate oxidase family protein, translating into MNTTHTEKKAKPVAPKVKELIGRSKSVILATVDAEGNPNSSYAPFVQVGNTFYILVSFMAKHTKNLSEGRKTSIMFIEDESATKQIYARERLTIEAGTSQIERDSEIWNTVVTRLKESHGKVVDVISEMGDFILIALQPIKGSYVNGFGSAYFVGANLEIIEHRNDVNHQSK; encoded by the coding sequence ATGAATACTACCCATACAGAAAAAAAAGCAAAACCGGTTGCCCCTAAAGTAAAGGAGCTGATTGGAAGATCAAAAAGTGTCATTCTAGCAACTGTAGATGCTGAAGGAAATCCTAATTCCAGCTATGCCCCATTTGTACAGGTAGGCAATACCTTTTATATTCTGGTTTCCTTTATGGCAAAACATACCAAAAATCTTTCGGAAGGAAGAAAAACGTCAATCATGTTTATTGAAGATGAATCGGCTACCAAACAGATTTATGCTCGTGAACGTTTGACAATTGAAGCCGGCACTTCCCAGATTGAAAGAGATTCTGAAATATGGAATACTGTTGTAACGAGATTAAAGGAATCTCACGGAAAAGTTGTAGATGTGATTTCTGAAATGGGTGATTTCATTTTAATTGCATTACAGCCAATAAAAGGCTCTTATGTGAACGGGTTCGGAAGTGCTTACTTTGTGGGTGCTAATCTGGAAATAATAGAGCATAGAAATGATGTGAATCATCAGTCTAAATAA
- the ahcY gene encoding adenosylhomocysteinase codes for MSTTTQYVPYKVKDISLAEWGRKEITLAEAEMPGLMAIREEYGPSQPLKGARIAGCLHMTIQTAVLIETLVALGAEVTWSSCNIFSTQDHAAAAIAAAGIPVYAWKGLNAEEFDWCIEQTLFFGEDRKPLNMILDDGGDLTNMVFDKYPEFTKDIKGLSEETTTGVHRLYERMKNGTLVMPAINVNDSVTKSKFDNKYGCKESAVDAVRRATDVMLAGKRVVVCGYGDVGKGTAASFRGAGSIVTVTEIDPICALQAAMDGYEVKRLDTVVDNADIIITTTGNFNIVRGEHFLKMKDKAIVCNIGHFDNEINMAWLNDNYGSTKSEVKPQVDIYTVEGKEIIILAEGRLVNLGCATGHPSFVMSNSFSNQTLAQIELWNNSAAYGNEVYMLPKHLDEKVAALHLKKLSVELETLSPEQAEYIGVDVKGPFKPEYYRY; via the coding sequence ATGAGTACAACAACACAATACGTTCCTTATAAAGTTAAGGATATCTCCCTTGCAGAATGGGGAAGAAAAGAAATTACCCTTGCCGAAGCAGAAATGCCAGGTTTGATGGCTATCCGTGAAGAATACGGACCGTCTCAACCGCTTAAAGGAGCAAGAATCGCTGGATGTCTTCACATGACAATCCAAACGGCTGTGCTTATCGAGACATTGGTAGCTTTAGGAGCTGAGGTTACCTGGTCATCTTGTAATATTTTCTCTACACAGGACCATGCTGCTGCTGCTATTGCTGCTGCTGGAATTCCGGTTTATGCTTGGAAAGGCTTAAATGCTGAAGAATTCGACTGGTGTATTGAGCAGACTTTATTCTTTGGTGAAGACAGAAAACCATTGAACATGATTCTTGATGATGGTGGAGATTTAACAAATATGGTTTTTGATAAATACCCTGAGTTTACCAAAGATATCAAAGGACTTTCTGAAGAAACAACTACCGGAGTACACAGATTGTATGAAAGAATGAAGAACGGGACTTTGGTAATGCCAGCAATCAACGTAAATGACTCTGTAACTAAATCTAAATTCGACAATAAATACGGATGTAAAGAATCTGCAGTAGATGCTGTAAGAAGAGCTACTGACGTAATGTTGGCTGGAAAAAGAGTGGTAGTTTGCGGATACGGAGATGTAGGTAAAGGTACAGCTGCTTCTTTCAGAGGAGCTGGGTCTATCGTTACCGTTACTGAAATTGACCCAATCTGTGCACTTCAAGCTGCAATGGACGGGTATGAGGTAAAAAGATTAGATACTGTGGTAGATAACGCTGATATCATCATCACTACAACAGGTAACTTCAATATTGTAAGAGGAGAGCACTTCCTTAAAATGAAGGATAAGGCTATCGTTTGTAACATCGGCCACTTCGATAACGAAATCAATATGGCTTGGTTAAATGACAACTACGGTTCTACTAAATCTGAAGTGAAGCCTCAGGTAGATATCTATACTGTAGAAGGAAAAGAGATCATCATCCTTGCAGAAGGAAGATTGGTAAACCTTGGATGTGCAACAGGTCACCCAAGTTTCGTAATGTCTAACTCTTTCTCTAACCAGACTTTGGCACAGATCGAGCTATGGAACAACTCTGCAGCTTACGGAAACGAAGTATACATGCTGCCAAAACACCTGGATGAAAAAGTAGCGGCTTTACACCTTAAGAAATTAAGCGTAGAACTTGAAACGCTTTCTCCTGAGCAGGCTGAGTATATTGGAGTTGATGTAAAAGGGCCATTCAAGCCTGAGTACTACAGATACTAA
- the yiaA gene encoding inner membrane protein YiaA, with protein sequence MKKQRVSNAFVAASWVALGAGMIGYIVGLARAEMQLNEKGYYFTILLYGLFAVVSLQKAVRDKLENIQVTDIYYGICWFATLSSIVLLAIGLWNATILPSEKGFYAFAFLLALFGAIAVQKNTRDNMLQE encoded by the coding sequence ATGAAAAAACAAAGAGTATCAAATGCATTTGTCGCAGCCTCTTGGGTTGCATTAGGAGCAGGAATGATTGGTTATATTGTAGGTCTGGCAAGAGCAGAAATGCAGCTGAATGAGAAAGGTTATTATTTTACAATCTTATTATATGGTTTATTTGCCGTTGTTTCTCTACAGAAAGCTGTTCGTGACAAATTAGAAAATATTCAGGTAACAGATATTTACTACGGGATCTGCTGGTTTGCAACCCTGTCTTCCATCGTATTACTTGCTATCGGACTTTGGAATGCTACCATACTTCCAAGTGAAAAAGGATTTTATGCCTTCGCTTTCCTTCTGGCTCTTTTTGGTGCTATTGCCGTTCAGAAGAACACCAGAGATAATATGCTTCAGGAATAA
- a CDS encoding BspA family leucine-rich repeat surface protein yields MSKKLLQFTLFILFFQVTKAQSEFITIWKPSLPSFSSIGIPHNSDENQIWFPGKGIDYNIYWEEIGYPSHNATISNVSSDYQILIDFGHPLNPIASDATYRVKISNGNGIFNQIQFMSSQIINGNQALSTVGDSYKIINIEQWGNIIWTSMQHAFNRCENLDITATDTPDLSMVNDMSNMFYNCHSLVGNPTINNWDISNVTSLIGTFNGCYLFNQPIGNWNTSNVTTMATTFLMAQKFNQPIGNWNTSKVETTTSMFFYALEFNQPIGNWNMSKNLQMELMFVGAEKFNQPIGNWNTSNVIDMHAMFQYATDFNQDISTWNTAKVKLMRDMFFMAEQFNSNISTWNISNVKDMSNMFNGAKKFNQNIGGWNVSSVTNMSNMFNNAKAFNQDLGNWKLNSLQIANNMIANTAINCQNYNSTLYGWSQNQSISNNINISTVSPLVYSTPQAATARDYLINSKGWTITGDTYNQECLSNLGTSEIKTDNRASISPNPATGIIYTKNTNADRFTILDPAGRIILKGNLANEQINIQTLAPGNYFLQLHSKEIIQHLKFIKK; encoded by the coding sequence ATGAGCAAAAAACTTTTACAATTTACTCTTTTTATTCTATTTTTTCAGGTAACAAAAGCTCAGAGTGAGTTCATTACCATTTGGAAGCCAAGCCTTCCTTCCTTTTCTTCTATAGGAATCCCACATAACTCTGATGAAAATCAGATCTGGTTTCCCGGAAAAGGAATTGATTACAATATTTATTGGGAAGAGATAGGATATCCGTCCCATAATGCTACTATATCGAATGTTTCTTCCGATTATCAGATACTTATTGATTTTGGACACCCATTAAATCCTATTGCCTCTGATGCCACTTACCGGGTAAAAATAAGCAATGGGAACGGAATTTTCAATCAAATACAATTTATGAGTTCTCAAATCATCAACGGAAACCAAGCCCTTAGTACTGTAGGAGATTCATATAAAATAATCAATATCGAACAATGGGGAAATATAATATGGACTTCTATGCAGCATGCATTTAATCGTTGTGAAAATCTGGATATTACGGCAACTGATACTCCTGATCTTTCTATGGTAAATGATATGTCCAATATGTTTTACAACTGTCATAGCCTAGTGGGAAACCCTACTATTAATAACTGGGACATATCCAATGTCACCTCCTTAATAGGAACCTTTAATGGATGTTATCTATTCAACCAGCCTATAGGAAACTGGAATACTTCCAACGTAACCACAATGGCAACTACATTTTTGATGGCACAAAAATTCAATCAACCCATAGGAAACTGGAATACTTCTAAAGTGGAGACTACTACTTCTATGTTTTTTTATGCTTTGGAATTTAATCAGCCCATTGGCAATTGGAACATGTCTAAAAACCTTCAGATGGAACTGATGTTTGTAGGTGCTGAAAAATTTAACCAGCCTATCGGAAACTGGAATACATCAAATGTCATTGATATGCATGCTATGTTTCAATATGCAACAGATTTTAACCAGGATATCAGTACATGGAATACAGCTAAGGTAAAATTGATGAGGGATATGTTTTTTATGGCTGAGCAGTTCAATAGTAATATTTCAACCTGGAATATAAGTAATGTAAAAGATATGTCTAATATGTTTAACGGTGCAAAAAAGTTTAATCAAAATATTGGCGGATGGAATGTAAGCTCAGTAACGAACATGTCCAATATGTTTAATAATGCAAAAGCTTTCAATCAGGATTTGGGAAATTGGAAACTCAACTCATTGCAAATAGCCAACAATATGATCGCAAACACTGCAATAAACTGCCAAAACTACAACAGTACTCTTTATGGATGGAGTCAAAATCAATCGATCTCTAATAATATCAATATATCAACAGTATCTCCTCTAGTTTATTCAACTCCCCAAGCAGCTACAGCAAGAGATTATCTGATAAATTCCAAAGGCTGGACAATCACTGGAGACACCTATAATCAGGAATGTTTATCCAATCTTGGAACCTCTGAAATAAAAACCGATAATAGAGCCAGCATCTCCCCTAACCCTGCAACAGGTATTATTTATACGAAAAACACCAATGCAGACCGTTTTACCATTCTAGATCCGGCTGGCAGAATTATTTTAAAAGGAAATCTGGCAAATGAACAAATCAATATTCAAACTTTAGCTCCCGGTAACTATTTCTTACAGCTTCATTCTAAAGAGATTATTCAACATTTAAAATTTATTAAAAAATAA
- the purE gene encoding 5-(carboxyamino)imidazole ribonucleotide mutase has product MVGIIMGSQSDLPIMEQAANFLKSLDIPYELTVVSAHRTPERMFDYAKTAQERGLKVIVAGAGGAAHLPGMVASCTTLPVIGVPILSSNSIDGWDSVLSILQMPGGIPVATVALNGALNAGILAAKIIGSGNEEVATKLQKYQDSLKDKVLGTVEDIKAMHPNHFDK; this is encoded by the coding sequence ATGGTAGGTATTATTATGGGCAGTCAGAGTGATCTGCCGATTATGGAACAGGCTGCAAATTTCCTTAAAAGCCTGGATATTCCTTATGAACTGACTGTGGTTTCAGCACACAGAACACCGGAAAGAATGTTTGATTATGCAAAGACCGCTCAGGAAAGAGGCCTAAAAGTGATTGTTGCCGGAGCAGGAGGAGCAGCGCATCTTCCAGGGATGGTGGCTAGCTGTACAACTTTACCTGTAATTGGGGTTCCGATCTTGTCCAGTAATTCTATTGACGGATGGGATTCTGTGCTTTCAATCCTTCAGATGCCGGGCGGAATTCCGGTGGCTACAGTAGCATTGAACGGTGCACTGAATGCTGGAATTTTAGCAGCTAAAATCATTGGAAGCGGTAATGAAGAAGTGGCAACAAAGCTTCAAAAATATCAGGATTCTTTGAAAGATAAAGTATTAGGAACAGTTGAGGATATCAAAGCCATGCATCCTAATCATTTTGATAAATAA
- a CDS encoding DMT family transporter: MKDYKLIFAVLTVAFVWGTTFLAIRVAVETIPAWFVAGIRQFLASIIMFIILLSRKEFKWIGWTSWGYQVIFATLMLVIANGMTTVAEETVSSSLASLISACSPILVFLGSVAVGLQKFSIRAFLGVLLCFSGILFIFWDGLQDLANPDYRMGMIFMFCAITGWASGTIFTKKLNIQSGNITLNLFYQFLFAGIVQIILALLFSENYNFENWTFKSVSAMLYLSVFGSVAAFFAFHYALTKISPVQVSILAYINTIIAIFLGWLIMNEQISMKFILAAALIICGVFIINYKPEMFKRQKI, encoded by the coding sequence TTGAAAGATTATAAACTTATTTTCGCTGTTCTCACTGTTGCTTTTGTCTGGGGAACTACATTTTTAGCAATCCGGGTTGCTGTGGAAACCATTCCGGCATGGTTTGTAGCCGGAATCCGTCAGTTTTTAGCTTCAATCATTATGTTTATCATTCTTCTTTCAAGAAAGGAATTCAAATGGATTGGCTGGACAAGTTGGGGATATCAGGTTATTTTTGCTACCTTGATGTTAGTCATAGCTAACGGAATGACAACAGTTGCCGAAGAAACCGTATCAAGCAGCCTTGCCTCACTCATCAGTGCCTGCTCTCCTATTCTGGTATTTTTGGGAAGTGTGGCTGTTGGTTTACAAAAATTCAGCATCCGGGCTTTTCTTGGGGTCCTGCTGTGCTTCAGTGGAATTCTTTTTATTTTCTGGGACGGATTACAGGATCTTGCCAATCCGGATTACAGGATGGGAATGATCTTTATGTTTTGTGCTATTACGGGATGGGCCTCAGGAACAATTTTCACAAAGAAACTGAATATCCAAAGCGGAAACATCACTCTTAATTTATTTTACCAGTTCCTGTTTGCGGGCATCGTTCAGATCATCCTTGCCTTACTGTTTTCAGAGAATTATAACTTCGAAAACTGGACGTTCAAAAGTGTTTCAGCAATGTTATACCTATCTGTTTTTGGTTCTGTCGCGGCCTTTTTCGCCTTCCACTATGCTTTAACCAAAATTTCTCCGGTACAGGTTTCCATATTGGCTTATATCAATACCATTATTGCCATATTCCTGGGCTGGCTGATTATGAACGAACAGATTTCAATGAAATTTATTCTTGCTGCTGCATTAATTATTTGTGGTGTATTTATCATTAATTATAAACCGGAAATGTTCAAGAGACAGAAAATCTAG
- a CDS encoding cation:proton antiporter, whose protein sequence is MILLSIHNLSLPIEDPVLKFLLVLIIILAAPLLLNKIKVPHLLGLIIAGAIIGPNGFNVLSRDSSIVVTGTTGLLYIMFLAGLEIDMGDFKKNKWKSLGYGAYAFIFPFILGYLGAYYLLEFSTLTSVLFASLFSSQTLITYPLVSKLGIAKNQAVNITVGGTMITDIATLLVLAVVVGMVQGDVGTSFWVKLSVSFILFALMVLIVFPIIGRWFFKKVDDKISQYIFVLVMIYLAAMLAELAGVEAIIGAFFAGLALNRLIPHTSSLMNRVEFVGNAIFIPFFLISVGMLIDFTVFFKSFETLKVATIMLVASIGGKYISAVITQKTFKFTKEEGRLIFGLSSASAAATLATVMVGYNIILSETETGEPIRLLNEHVLNGSILLILISCTISSFISMSSAQKIAETDNEDTVSGDSHEEENILLAINHEETVERMVNLGILIKAHSNTEDLFALNVINEDKNESSVKNAEKLLHQAADTAAAADVKLQSLKRYDNDVINGVNNVIKEQKITDLIIGLEDEKGFSPSFVYNLYNGYLQNDDVNVLVYHAAQPLSTIKKYAVMIPENAHKEAGFFHALLRVWNIARNSGAKVVFYAPENILDILQKIIKKANIEAEFIIMNTWQDGEKTATQLKADEALIILMAKRGMQSYIPRMRLIPELLNKYLNDNNYLLIFPFSEYDKNSLEIRSVGNHGDFVEIGNVIQKIFK, encoded by the coding sequence ATGATTTTACTGAGTATACACAACCTGAGCCTTCCTATAGAGGATCCGGTACTGAAGTTCCTATTGGTACTGATTATCATCCTTGCAGCTCCATTATTACTGAATAAAATTAAAGTTCCACACCTTCTGGGTCTTATCATTGCCGGAGCCATTATTGGTCCCAATGGATTTAATGTATTATCCAGAGACAGCAGTATTGTAGTAACCGGGACTACCGGACTTCTTTACATTATGTTCCTCGCAGGACTTGAGATTGATATGGGAGATTTTAAGAAAAACAAATGGAAAAGCTTAGGCTATGGAGCTTACGCATTCATTTTTCCATTTATATTAGGCTACCTGGGCGCTTATTATCTGCTGGAGTTTTCAACATTAACCTCTGTTTTGTTTGCCAGCCTGTTTTCCTCGCAGACTCTTATTACGTATCCTCTTGTCAGTAAACTGGGAATTGCCAAAAACCAGGCGGTTAATATTACGGTGGGAGGAACAATGATTACAGACATTGCTACATTATTGGTATTAGCTGTAGTGGTTGGAATGGTTCAGGGAGATGTTGGTACCTCATTTTGGGTCAAATTATCTGTTTCCTTTATTCTTTTTGCCTTGATGGTTTTGATTGTATTTCCCATTATAGGTCGTTGGTTTTTCAAAAAAGTAGATGATAAAATTTCACAATATATTTTTGTATTGGTGATGATCTACCTGGCTGCTATGCTTGCTGAACTTGCCGGTGTAGAAGCTATTATCGGAGCTTTCTTTGCAGGATTGGCTTTAAACAGATTAATTCCTCACACTTCTTCTTTGATGAACAGGGTGGAATTTGTGGGAAATGCTATATTTATTCCTTTCTTTTTGATCAGCGTCGGAATGTTGATCGACTTTACCGTATTTTTCAAAAGTTTCGAAACCCTAAAAGTAGCTACCATTATGTTGGTTGCATCCATTGGAGGGAAATATATCTCTGCAGTCATCACGCAAAAAACGTTTAAATTCACTAAAGAAGAAGGAAGACTTATTTTCGGATTAAGTTCCGCTTCTGCTGCGGCAACGTTAGCTACAGTAATGGTGGGCTATAATATTATACTTTCTGAAACTGAAACCGGCGAACCCATAAGATTATTGAATGAACATGTATTAAACGGAAGTATCTTGCTGATCCTTATTTCCTGTACGATTTCATCTTTTATTTCCATGTCCAGCGCTCAGAAAATTGCTGAAACAGATAATGAAGATACCGTTTCCGGAGACAGCCATGAAGAGGAAAATATCCTGTTGGCTATTAACCATGAAGAAACTGTGGAAAGAATGGTGAATCTCGGAATCCTGATTAAGGCACACTCCAATACGGAGGATCTTTTTGCTTTAAATGTCATCAATGAAGATAAAAACGAATCATCTGTAAAGAATGCTGAAAAACTCCTTCATCAGGCCGCCGATACTGCCGCTGCTGCGGATGTAAAACTACAGTCTCTTAAAAGATATGACAATGATGTGATCAATGGAGTGAACAATGTTATCAAGGAACAGAAAATTACCGATTTGATTATTGGACTAGAGGATGAAAAAGGATTTTCCCCTTCTTTTGTCTACAATCTTTATAATGGCTATCTTCAGAATGATGATGTCAACGTATTAGTCTACCATGCTGCCCAACCTCTTTCTACGATTAAGAAATACGCTGTAATGATTCCTGAGAATGCTCATAAAGAAGCAGGATTCTTCCATGCTCTTTTAAGGGTTTGGAATATCGCAAGAAATTCCGGTGCTAAGGTTGTCTTTTATGCGCCTGAAAACATTCTGGATATTCTTCAGAAGATCATCAAAAAAGCCAATATAGAAGCTGAATTCATCATTATGAATACATGGCAGGATGGCGAAAAAACAGCAACCCAGTTGAAAGCCGATGAAGCCCTCATCATTTTGATGGCTAAACGGGGAATGCAATCTTATATTCCTCGTATGAGGCTCATTCCGGAGCTGCTGAACAAATATCTGAATGATAATAATTATTTATTGATCTTTCCTTTCTCAGAATATGATAAAAACAGCCTTGAGATACGTTCTGTAGGCAATCATGGAGATTTTGTGGAAATCGGAAATGTGATTCAGAAAATTTTTAAGTAA
- a CDS encoding SH3 domain-containing protein, which produces MKTKKILLLTAALSVKLSFAQFAKVVDKEGYVNVRENADAKSNIIGKINSDEIVYVFESDPANKNWANVSNGYIHNSRLKYIQTYQAVPPTVRDGNKAIFKSENIKVNIVSGKFNFKENEKDFTSTLYGDFYKEQQVWGIDGTIPKTHYLSITAQIGNKTVQIPAKDIENLFEVNNKSTTCYYDRSNDTLYISMLNSDGAGSYVALFTIEKGEYKGRTLEMPF; this is translated from the coding sequence TTGAAAACAAAGAAGATACTCCTTTTAACAGCCGCTTTAAGTGTAAAATTATCATTTGCTCAGTTTGCAAAGGTTGTCGATAAAGAAGGCTATGTTAATGTAAGGGAAAATGCAGATGCAAAAAGTAATATCATTGGAAAAATCAATTCGGATGAGATTGTCTATGTATTTGAATCTGACCCGGCGAATAAGAATTGGGCTAATGTAAGCAATGGTTATATCCATAATTCAAGATTAAAATATATACAGACTTACCAGGCTGTTCCTCCCACTGTACGTGATGGAAATAAAGCAATCTTTAAATCAGAAAATATTAAAGTGAACATTGTTTCCGGAAAATTTAATTTTAAGGAAAATGAAAAAGACTTCACCTCAACCCTATATGGGGATTTCTATAAAGAACAACAGGTATGGGGAATAGATGGCACCATCCCTAAGACTCATTACCTTTCTATTACTGCACAGATTGGAAACAAAACCGTGCAAATCCCAGCAAAGGATATTGAAAACCTGTTTGAAGTAAATAATAAATCTACCACCTGCTACTATGATCGTAGTAATGATACGCTGTATATCTCCATGCTTAACTCTGATGGTGCAGGTTCTTATGTTGCTCTTTTTACCATAGAAAAAGGGGAATATAAAGGAAGAACTTTGGAAATGCCTTTTTAA
- a CDS encoding SH3 domain-containing protein: MKTKKILLLTAIVNIQFSFAQFAKIVDKNGYVDLRENPDAKSKIIGKINSDEIVYTFELDKTNKNWLNVYYNDKTAGYINSSKVKLIDSYEVILPITKDENKAIFKSGNIKVDIISEKFNYNENKKFFSSSNHNGEKIEDKYKGNLIWGTDGTIPKTHYKSITVQIRDKKVQIPNKEIENLFNISNEFTTCYYDRKNDTLYLTMINSDGAGAYVALFKIVKGTYKERILKKPF; the protein is encoded by the coding sequence TTGAAAACAAAAAAGATACTTCTTCTAACGGCAATTGTAAACATCCAATTTTCTTTTGCCCAGTTTGCCAAAATTGTAGATAAAAACGGCTATGTAGACCTAAGAGAAAATCCGGATGCCAAAAGTAAGATCATAGGAAAAATCAACTCTGATGAAATTGTTTATACTTTTGAACTTGATAAAACCAACAAAAATTGGCTGAATGTTTATTATAATGATAAAACAGCTGGTTATATCAATAGCTCAAAAGTTAAACTTATTGATTCTTATGAAGTCATTCTTCCTATAACCAAAGATGAAAATAAGGCCATTTTCAAATCCGGAAATATTAAGGTGGATATCATTTCTGAAAAGTTCAATTATAATGAAAATAAAAAATTCTTTTCCTCATCCAATCATAATGGAGAGAAAATAGAAGATAAATATAAGGGGAATCTTATATGGGGAACAGACGGAACCATTCCCAAGACTCACTACAAATCTATTACCGTCCAGATCAGAGATAAAAAAGTTCAGATTCCTAATAAAGAAATTGAAAACCTTTTTAATATCAGCAATGAATTTACAACATGTTATTACGACCGTAAAAATGATACGTTATATCTCACCATGATCAATTCCGATGGGGCCGGAGCTTATGTTGCTCTCTTTAAAATTGTAAAAGGAACATATAAAGAAAGGATTCTAAAAAAGCCTTTTTAA
- a CDS encoding 5-(carboxyamino)imidazole ribonucleotide synthase, whose product MKIGILGGGQLGRMLIQNALKYDDEFYTLDPASDAPCHNISYFTQGNFNDYETVLNFGKDKDVVTIEIEHVNADALAELERQGIRVVPNAGIIKTIQQKILQKEFYKTHDIPSPEFQVVWSRDEKIMMPLPFVQKMNTGGYDGKGVQVIKTEDDYQHLWKEPSVIESLVDIDKELSVIVARNEKGETNTFPVTEMVADPKLNLLDFNVCPVLLTEDVQHQIDAITEKFLNAVNSPGLFAIELFLDKEGKVWVNETAPRLHNSGHQSQEGNTNSQFEQMYRVVKNLPLADTDAITYSGMLNLVGAEGYSGKVVYEGMEDVLQLPETYIHLYGKTETKPGRKMGHINVLADSREELMEKLVMVKGMVRVISE is encoded by the coding sequence ATGAAAATAGGAATTCTGGGAGGCGGACAGCTGGGAAGAATGTTGATACAAAATGCATTGAAGTATGATGATGAGTTTTATACTCTGGATCCTGCTTCTGATGCACCATGCCATAATATCTCGTATTTTACACAGGGAAATTTCAATGATTATGAAACCGTTCTGAATTTTGGAAAAGACAAAGATGTGGTGACCATTGAAATAGAACACGTAAATGCTGATGCACTGGCCGAACTTGAAAGACAGGGAATCCGAGTGGTTCCTAATGCCGGTATCATCAAAACTATCCAGCAAAAAATCCTTCAGAAGGAATTTTATAAAACTCACGATATCCCAAGCCCGGAATTTCAGGTGGTATGGAGCCGTGATGAAAAGATCATGATGCCATTGCCATTTGTGCAGAAAATGAATACAGGTGGGTATGACGGAAAGGGGGTACAGGTTATTAAAACAGAAGACGATTATCAGCATCTATGGAAAGAGCCTTCAGTGATTGAAAGCCTGGTAGATATTGATAAAGAACTTTCTGTAATCGTTGCAAGAAATGAAAAAGGAGAAACCAACACTTTTCCTGTAACGGAAATGGTAGCTGATCCAAAACTTAATCTTTTGGATTTCAATGTATGCCCGGTTCTTCTGACTGAAGATGTTCAACATCAAATTGATGCTATTACTGAGAAGTTTTTGAACGCTGTAAATTCTCCAGGTCTTTTTGCCATTGAATTATTCCTTGATAAAGAAGGAAAAGTATGGGTAAATGAAACAGCACCAAGATTGCATAATTCAGGACATCAAAGCCAGGAAGGAAATACCAATTCACAGTTTGAACAGATGTACCGTGTAGTAAAGAATCTTCCTTTAGCAGATACAGATGCCATTACCTACAGCGGAATGCTGAATCTGGTAGGAGCAGAAGGCTACTCTGGAAAGGTAGTATACGAAGGAATGGAAGATGTTCTTCAATTACCTGAGACCTACATTCACTTATATGGAAAAACGGAAACCAAACCGGGAAGAAAAATGGGACACATCAATGTGTTGGCCGATTCCAGAGAAGAGCTTATGGAAAAGCTTGTAATGGTGAAGGGAATGGTAAGAGTGATTTCTGAGTAA